Proteins encoded in a region of the Triticum dicoccoides isolate Atlit2015 ecotype Zavitan chromosome 3A, WEW_v2.0, whole genome shotgun sequence genome:
- the LOC119271134 gene encoding uncharacterized protein LOC119271134 isoform X1, producing the protein MLSGAPSKPQMRIGANRATRETKGAQPDEFTPSNDEDVTRNTEDEATTEIADYIQLREKFHGLIQNILKGIDTFITSGDGRAPMEASVMSCDVNVTIAFGDLGRKFRFTCEDKNPAIPSSAEQGMNDCGTHNFHVKCLGNISGASAHGMEDENESLDPKN; encoded by the exons ATGTTGAGCGGTGCACCTAGCAAGCCACAGATGCGTATAGGTGCAAATCGAGCAACACGGgaaaccaaag GCGCCCAACCTGATGAGTTTACTCCGTCGAATGACGAGGATGTGACTCGTAATACTGAAGACGAAGCAACAACAGAGATTGCCG ATTATATCCAACTGCGCGAAAAATTCCATGGCTTAATACAAAACATCCTAAAGGGGATTGATACTTTCATTACCTCCGGTGATGGTAGAGCTCCAATGGAAGCATCTGTCATGTCGTGCGACGTTAACGTTACCATTGCGTTTGGGGATCTTGGCAGG aaattcagGTTTACTTGTGAAGACAAAAACCCTGCGATCCCTTCTTCAGCGGAACAG GGCATGAACGACTGTGGCACCCATAATTTCCACGTAAAGTGCTTGGGCAACATCAGCGGAGCATCAGCTCATGGTATGGAGGACGAAAACGAATCGCTGGACCCAAAGAACTAA
- the LOC119271134 gene encoding uncharacterized protein LOC119271134 isoform X2: MLSGAPSKPQMRIGANRATRETKGAQPDEFTPSNDEDVTRNTEDEATTEIADYIQLREKFHGLIQNILKGIDTFITSGDGRAPMEASVMSCDVNVTIAFGDLGRVYL; the protein is encoded by the exons ATGTTGAGCGGTGCACCTAGCAAGCCACAGATGCGTATAGGTGCAAATCGAGCAACACGGgaaaccaaag GCGCCCAACCTGATGAGTTTACTCCGTCGAATGACGAGGATGTGACTCGTAATACTGAAGACGAAGCAACAACAGAGATTGCCG ATTATATCCAACTGCGCGAAAAATTCCATGGCTTAATACAAAACATCCTAAAGGGGATTGATACTTTCATTACCTCCGGTGATGGTAGAGCTCCAATGGAAGCATCTGTCATGTCGTGCGACGTTAACGTTACCATTGCGTTTGGGGATCTTGGCAGG GTTTACTTGTGA